GGGACTGGTAGACGCTATTATCAACGTACCGGTACCAAAACGTGTTGTCCGGAACTGCGACCGAAAGTGGCAGGTCCAGACAATAGTGCAATCTCAGAATGAGGGTCGGAGGACTCAGGGGGTCTCCCTGATCCAAACCTATGGTCCGAGATTGCTGATCCCCTCGGATTATCACTCCAATCAACTGGAGCAATTGAGGGTCAGCGACATGCCGCGAGTAGTCCTCGACGGCGTGTTCAACAAGTACGGAAGGGAAGGCATTTCGGATGTCATCCTGCGTGATGAAAGTACACCCGCAGACTTCTGCGCGATAAGTGACTTCCGCGAGCATCTCCGGAATACTTCGCCCGGGTCGAAACCCGATACACCCATGCAGTAGATGCGGATCAATTCGTTGGATTGTTTCCTTTGCCACCGCTGTTGACAAAATACGTTCCACCGCACATCGGATGCTCAGGTAGCGATAGCCACCACTATCTTTTGGAATACGATGAATGCGTGCGGGGCGAGGACGCCAAACTCCGCGCTCGATTTGATCCACGATACGTTCCGCGATATCACCAAATTCGGTGACGCTGATGTCACGCAGGCGAATTCCGTCGATCCCCGCCCCCTGACCGGCAGAGAACTGCCGATCCTTAAAGACTTGAACGAGATTCCGGCGATTGACGATGGCGTCACGCGTGTAATCCAGCACCGTACTTCTGGGCCGCGATTGAGGCCTTCGATAACTCAAATCGTAGAAATAGGCCCCGCCAAGCCCATGGTCTGTAAAGCTATATGGAGTTGGGGCATCCGCCGTTGAAAGAGTCATACAAATACCTCTTGATTGCGTCTCTCGAGGAATGCCTGAAAGGCCGCCTGCACGGGACACTCCGCGCCGTCAATCCAGCCGGCATCTAGGCATGCCTTTTGTCGCGCATGGCTCCACCGTCGGAGCTGGGAATTATGCCTATCTTTAACATCGATTACATAAAGGCTTCGAGGCGAATGACCAGCAGTAGTAAGCTGCGAGGAGGGTATGGGAGGAAGTCCGAGCCCGCCTCCAGCCCAAAGGATCGCATCAAACGTTCCCGGCTGAATGTTCGCAAGACCTCCCGGGGTGGCGAGCAGCGTTTGCCCATCAACCCAACGCTGGGTCCCTCGTACCATCAATCGCTGCTTCTCCGCGGGGAGACCAGTGAGATCGACCGAGGCACTAACTCGGATAGGCCATGATTCAATCGTTGTGGCCAGTTGCGCTAGGTGCTCGATCGAATCCGTCAGCAGAGCGACTCGATGCTGCGCGTTGCAACACAATCCAGTGTTGGTAGCATTCAGGTATCTGGAGACTTTCTCACCGTGACCTTCAACAAGACCGCAGGCAAGGCTTGTCAGCATTTGATTGCGATCGTTATTGAACCAAATCCCATTCCGCTTGGCCTGATAAGCCGTTTGCGCCGCCGTATCTGAAAATCTCTTTCGGATGAATGCCGTTCTCACATCGACTGGCCGGCGACCATGCCTGGGGACAATCGCTTGGCGAAATCCGAAGGTAGATGCAAGCAAATCCGATTGTCGCTGCGTCCGATCCGTATCTTGGCCGAGTAGTCCAAAAAGACGACTGCAGACATCGGGTGTCGTCAGGAGCATTTGCCCATTCTCTGAAATGGCTTCTAGGGCATCGTAGGCGATAATGACATCGCGTTTTTCAAATTCCACTTCACGAGCTTGTAGCGACCGAAAAAGACCGATCGAACACCGGCCGGTTCCTGAGGTTCCCCGTCGCTGGTTCACTTTGTGCGCGTCAATTCCCCATCCTTTTAGCTTGGCTTGAACCCTGTCAGCTTGTTTGTTCGTTGCGACCATGATGGCGAAGGTCGAACTGGGAAAAGCTCTAGTCAGTTCCGCGATAATCTGCTCACGACCGACGCCTTGGCCAAGATAGATAAGTCCTGAATCATGATCATGTACTAGCTCATGCACATGAGAGCTTGGCGGCCAGGAGACGTGTGACGCGACTTGCTCGGGCATCGGCAGTCGATTTCTCGGCCGCGTCATTAACCGGCGATGAACCGTCAAATTGTGCTCACGAGCAAGGTATTCGATCAGCTCGATTAAGCCACGATTCGCACGGCGTGGACTTGGTGAAAGCAACGATTCTCGAAGCTTGACAACGGCAACTGTCCCATCCGATTTCGCGATCGTTGTCAGCCGCTCCGTCGACAGCAATTCTTCAAAAATGCTGGCATCCGAATCGAGCGAGATGTACTGGCCGTGGTCTTCCAAGTAGTAATTTGGATGGTTGATGGTTTGGGAGGTGCTCATGATTATCTCGTGTAAGTCAAACTGCAAAATGGACTCAACATACGATCATTGCGGGACAGATTGCCCACCTGACGAATGCCAAGTTGGCGAACCCCAAGGCTACCGATGGATTCCTGGCGTAGGCTTCGCTTTCCGCCGCGCCATCGGGAGAAAGACTCTGCCGCTTCTTCGAGGCCGCTCAATGCCTCGGCTCCCTGGAGCCTGCCCCAATTTGTGGTCATTCGCATTGAGCACCGAGAGGCATTGCCTTTGGAAAGCTGCAAATTGGATAGCACGCGGATTCGTTTGCGGCAGTTGCTCGTGTTTTTCGGAATTTGGTTTCTAACTACCGTCTCAGCTTGGTGTAATTTGCTCGATCGGAATTTGTCGAGACCGAATCGTCCGTAAAAGCTAGACAAGTCACGCGCACATTGTAACAATGTCAATGTCGCTGTCAAAAGTTTCTGGAGAAGTTACCGAAAATGCCGGAAGTTACCTCGAAGGAAATCTTGCTCGCCACCGGCATCGCCAATGGCGTAACGCTGACTCGTTGGCACCAAATGGAGTTAATTCCGGAACCAACGATCCGAACCCACCCTTCA
The nucleotide sequence above comes from Blastopirellula sp. J2-11. Encoded proteins:
- a CDS encoding reverse transcriptase domain-containing protein encodes the protein MTLSTADAPTPYSFTDHGLGGAYFYDLSYRRPQSRPRSTVLDYTRDAIVNRRNLVQVFKDRQFSAGQGAGIDGIRLRDISVTEFGDIAERIVDQIERGVWRPRPARIHRIPKDSGGYRYLSIRCAVERILSTAVAKETIQRIDPHLLHGCIGFRPGRSIPEMLAEVTYRAEVCGCTFITQDDIRNAFPSVLVEHAVEDYSRHVADPQLLQLIGVIIRGDQQSRTIGLDQGDPLSPPTLILRLHYCLDLPLSVAVPDNTFWYRYVDNSVYQSRSAAEGNQALSRARCLLQEAQFELKGIGNSPQNLLRQGTKIPILGLLLRWNGSCIEFSISRESYHKLALLLERVHEEPNPTVVARRVIQGWIESLGSVFESGEALQSLRQIRQIAVNTGFREIGTYSQLEDWADKARNRWIGLKERVWQRLQHGNEL